The following DNA comes from Miscanthus floridulus cultivar M001 chromosome 5, ASM1932011v1, whole genome shotgun sequence.
gtctgcgtgttgacgaagcagaggcgactcccttttccccagcgggcgagctttcgagccaaggagaggctcgagctcgtgcacggggacttgtgtggcccggtgacaccggccacaccgggaggacaacgctacttcctgctgctcgtcgacgacctctcccgctacatgtgggtgatggtcctcggcagcaagggagaggctgcagacgccatcagacgcgcgcaggctgctgcggaggcggagtgcggccgcaagctgcgcgtgctgcgcaccgacaacggcggcgaattcacggcggctgaattcgcgtcgtactgcgctgacgagggcattcagcgccactactccgcgccgtacagcccgcagcagaacggcgtcgtcgagcggcgcaaccagacggttgtggggatggctcgggccctcctcaagcagagggggatgccggctgtcttctggggagaggcggtggtgacggccgtctacatcctcaaccgctcgcctaccaaggcgctcgacggcaggacgccgtacgaggcttggcatgggcgcaagccggcggtctcccacttgcgggtctttggctgcctcgcgttcgccaaggagcttggccacatcagcaagctcgacgacaggagcactccgggagtgttcatcggctacgcggagggctcgaaggcctaccgcatcctcgacccgaagacacagcgtgtgcgcacggcgcgcgacgttgtgttcgacgaagggcgaggatgggcgtgggacaaggcggtggacgatggctcggctccgacgtacgacgacttcactgtcgagtacgtccacttcgagggagctgggggagtaggtagCTCTTCTttggcgagcgcgtctaccccagtccccgagcctccaccgaccccggcgcctactactccgacagctccacgctctccagccaggacctcggctgcgatgagttcttcgccggcttcaccacagccggcaacgccacgcactccagcaccgacaggcacctctccgggcacgtctactccaacaccagctcgtgtcgagcacagcccggttgagctcgctactccgctctctcacgacgaggagcgcatcgacgcgtaccacgacagcgagccgttgcggtaccgtacgatggagaaccttctcggcgaccagttggtgccgggactggtgcctcacgaccaGGAGGACCTGGAGGCACAGTTGCACCTTgcatgtgacgacggcgagcctcggtcgttcgcagaggctgagagacacgcggcatggcgcgccgcgatgcagttggagatggatgcggttgagaagaaccgcacctgggagcttgctgaccttcctcgtggccaccgcgcgatcacccttaagtgggtgtacaagctgaagagggatgaagccggtgccatgtcaagcacaaggctcgcttggtggcacgaggtttcgtgcagcaggaggggatcgacttcgacgacgctttTGCTctcgtggcacggatggagtccgtgcgactcctccttgcgctagctgcccaggagggctggcgtgttcaccacatggacgtcaagtcggcgttccttaacggcgacttgaaggaggaggtctacgtgcaccagccgccgggatttgcgatccccggcaaggagggcaaggtgctccgcctgcgcaaggccctctatggcttgcggcaggcaccgagggcgtggaatgccaagttggattccacgctaaaggggatgggcttcgagcaaagcccgcacgaggcggccatctaccgacggggcaatggaggaaatgccctgctggtgggtgtctacgtcgacgacttggtgatcaccggcaccaaggatgcggaggtggcggcattcaaggaagagatgaaggccaccttccagatgagtgacctggggcctctctccttctacctaggaatcgaggtgcaccaggatgactccgggatcacgcttcgacagaccgcctacgccaagcgcgtcgttgagctagctgggctcaccgactgcaacccagctctcactccgatggaggagaggctgaagctgagccgcgacagcacgacggaggaggtggacgctacacaGTACCGGcgccttgtggggagccttcgctacctcgcccacacacggccggacttggcattctccgtcggctacgttagtcggttcatgcagcgaccgacgacggagcaccagcaggctgtgaagaggatcatccgctacgttgcggggactctcgaccacggcctctactacccgaggtgtcctggggcggcacacttcgtcgggtacagcgacagcgaccacgccggcgacatcgacaccagcaagagcacgagcgggatcctcttcttcctcggcaagtgcctcgttagctggcagtcggtcaagcagcaggtggtggccctgtccagctgcgaggccgagtacatagcggcctccaccgcttcgactcaggcgctctggctcgctcgactgcttggtgatctcctcggcagagacactagagcggtggagctcagggtggacagcaagtccgctctggccctggcaaagaaccccgtgttccacgaacgcagcaagcacatccgggtgaggtaccacttcatccgaggctgtttggaggaagggagcatcaaggcgaactacatcaacaccaaggaccagcttgcggacctgctcaccaagccccttgggaggatcaagttccttgagctctgctccaggaccgggatggttcaactctcccacaagacgacgcacaagacttagagggagaatgatggataagtcatgtgtggctggtctttgtggggctgttgttgctcacatggtccttgtggctgtttttctgtttttaggacagcatcttagactagaggacaacatcttagctaggatagcatattagcatcttagactagcatcttagactagcatcttggcatatgcttggctggctagcagcctataaatatgtaaccccaacccctcaggttggtatggcatttgtgtgagcttgtgtgagaaatagacaagaaaattgccccaactcctagtgtcatcctctctcgatgagagtaagaattctcctactaccaagagtgagaattcagcgactaacacttTTCTCTGTCTATATTTGTTTAATTGAAAATTACATTATTGCTGCAATTATTTTTTCTCTCTCAGGTTGCACGTGAATTGGCAGAGAAGGCATCAAATCAACAACCTGATCGAGAATCAGGAATAGCTGCTAGTGCTCTTGTCGGATCTGCTGCCTCTGAACCTTCTACTATACCTGCTAATCAGCCTTCATCTGCTGTTGGTATAATTGCTCCCAGCTCACATGATGGGTCATCAAACTCTGTTCCTCCTGGTGCTGCCCCGTCGCACAATGTGGATAACACTTCCAGTTCAATTGTTGGCATGCAAAATGGTGGTCCAAGTACTGCTGTTGTTCCTGTTGCAACAAGCACAGAAGTTCCATTAGTTGCAACAGATGCAGGGGCCAGCAGGTTTTCACACATGTTTACCATTTTTCATCCTGTAGTATATGCTACCTGACGTTCAAATGCCTGCTAATATGTTTATTTGTTACATTGCAGAAACAACAATGAAAATTCATCTCTGACCACTGGGGCTGACACAGAGGATGGTACATCCGCTGAAGATTTGGAGGTATGTTTGCTTTACACATGTTGTTTTGTTTCATAAGATTTGCAAGTGAATAATTGATGTATTTATAATCCTTTGCTAAATCTTGTCTAAGTCAGTGACCCCACATTGTAATAATTTGTCTATGGTTGCCTTTTTGTTATAAAGTTTGCTGTTTTTGCTCCATTTCAATTTGTTTGTGAATATCCTTGTCAACATCCTTGTGGAGCCTGTTTTTACATGCCTTTTAGCACTGCATTTGTTTTCCTTTGATTGATGGATGATAGTATTTTGCTACCATTAATTGTAAGATCTATTTATGAAAAATTGAGTAACTAGACACACTCGACCAGTGTTTTCAATAGCAGGCCATAGCGGTGCTATAGTGGTTCACGCCATTTGCCGCTACAAAACTGTTGTACCAAATAGCGGGCTATAGCAGTAAATAGCGGCTGATCAAACCTCTCTGCTAAATGCTATAGCCCGCGATTTAAAACACTACTTGGCACATAATGTATATTTTCCCCCTTCTGACATCGTGATCTACAATTATTGTGGAACACTTATCGGGATTTTGGATGCTTGGATATGGTCGGTGAAGAAGTTTAGGCAATGACCGATGACAAAGATATTTGTAACAATGGAATAGAGCAGAACAGATTGTAGTGGTTCTTGTTAGGAGAAGAATTATAGGTAACATGGGAGGTCCATCAGAGATAGGTATATGTTACTAGATTTTTCTTCTTCCCTGAAACAAATGCATTGACATCACCCTTTTTGTAGATAGGAGTAAGACACAGCCTACGTAATCATAATAAATTGTGTACTCAGTCATAGCACAGTCAAGATTTCTGATAAAATTATATCCATCATGGAACTGAACTTGATAAATTGATGTCTCATGATGACTGAACTTGTGTCCCTTGCCCCAGTCCTTTTGTTTGACATTGCTACTACCTTGTGAACCGTGACTAGAGATGTGCACCACTGATAAACTTAATATAGATGTTTTTTGAACACCAGGGTTTAGTAGATTTCTTACAGATCAATCCAGTTGCATCTTTTTTGGTACTCATTCATGTTTTTCTTCTTATTAGTTGGCCTTTAGAGAAAGCGAATTACTAGTGTTTAGGGGTTACTAGAGATGCTGTAGCGTGAAGTACCGTTACTCAGTATATTGGAAGGAACTACCTAAGAAGTTACTTCAGCTTCCTTTTCTTGGTAACTAGGTAACATACTGAAGTTAATTATTCTCTCCATCTTTTTatttcaaaaaagaaaaatcatggaTACTTGAAAGAGAGGGAGGGGACATCTATAGTCTCAGCTATATAGTTTCTACTTTGATGGAAGTTAGAACGATTTGAACTGGACAGTCCTTTTTCTGTGGATGAAACCATATTTTCGCACTTATATTATCTTTTTTAATATTATCTCTTTTAATAGTGGCTAGTGGACTTAACTGCTTAGTTTTCCCTCTCTGTAACTGAATGTTGACACCGCTTCAACATGCTACTCTGTAGGAGGCCAAAAAGACCATGCCAATTGCAGGGAAGATTAATGTCACTCCACTGGAGGAGAaaacaagtgaagaagaacctgtAGTCTATGCCACTAAGATGGTGAGATGGCTTGAAAGAAGCAAATTATAAATTGGAATGTTTACTCATGACTTGGCAACCTCATTTATATTTTTGATTTGTAGGAAGCAAAAAATGCGTTCAAGTCCTTGCTCGAGTCAGTAAATGTTGAGTCTGATTGGACATGGGATCAGGTATGGAACTCGTCTCTACTTAACATCAACTGATGAAATGTGTAACACTGTTATAACATTTTCAGACTATGAGAGTCATCATAAATGACAAAAGATATGGTGCTTTGAAAACTCTTGGAGAGAGAAAGCAAGCTTTCAACGAGGTCAGTGTTTGTTTCTTATAAGATCCTGACCCTTATTAGCAGTATCCTCAACTCCAGATCTTTGTAGTAAATGTTTCACTGAGGCCCAGGTATTATGATTTTATTTCTACAGTACTTGAACCAGCGCAAAAAATTCGAAGCCGAAGAAAAACGTGTCAAACAGAGGAAAGCACGTGATGATTTCCTTGCAATGCTGGAAGTAAGCTAGTTCTACTATAGTAAGTTTTCTCCTTTCTATTACTGTATATGTACTGTGTTAGTGAATGCCTTGTTTTTTTATTCAGGAATGCAAGGAGCTCACATCATTGACAAGATGGAGGTATACGTCCAATTCCAGTATTTTCTTTGTATATAGCATCCAAGCTTGGCtgttgttttttttctaaaatttcacCAGATAATTGGAGTTTCTGTTTGATAGTGTTGATGTTTTGATGTCTTTTTCTTGTTGGAGTCACacttacttttttttttgttcattgTGTAGCAAAGCAATACTTATGTTTGAAGACGATGAAAGGTTCAAAGCAGTTGAGCGTCCAAGGGAGCGTGAAGATTTATTTGAGAACTATCTTGTGGAACTGCATAAGAAGGTCATtagatatttaactttttgcctTGTGACGCCTTTCACTGTGGTAGTTCTTACTGTTGATCTTTGAACGTTCATATATTTCTTTGTTGATATACTGGTTTTGGATTCTGCGGCTTCACTCTCTTCTATCCTAGTACTACACTTTTGAAAAAAACAAATTCGCTGCAATTTATCAATGGTGTTATGTCTACATACTTTTTACATTTTTAATTTAAATGGAGAATTTACATTTTTCCTTCCAATTTTTTTTTCTGGAATCACAGTTAGTCTTGAAGCTATTTGTTTCTTTCATACTTATGATAAGCACTTTATTCTGTGCTGTTCACTTGAGAGAACAGCTTCATTCTAGATGGGTTGGCCTTGTTATATGGGCATAGCCGTTACTTGCAGCATGACCCAATTCCATGGCCTTTGCGGCAGTACAGCCAAGAGGGTATCGAATGAGGAAGGTTGAACCCCTTCCATCCTGTGAACTTTGCACTAAGATAAAATTTAGGGTATATTTCGATGGTGTCCATAACCTGTAATTTCACAAGGTAAGGGACGCCACAGCTTCTTAGTTGGGTGTTTGGTTCCCAATAATTGTGGCTTGCTTTTTTAGCTTAATAGCACATATTTTGTCGTCACACATGTGCCAAGCATTGCCTAAGGTGTGGTGAGCTGCCACATTTGTGGCTGGCCACACCTTTTTAGCTTCATACCCTATCAGACTCACACGTGCCAAACATGCCTAAGGTGTGGCAGAGCAAATTGTTATTCACACCTTAGGCATAATTTGGCAAGTGTGGCAAGGTGTGGATATATCAACCAAAGTTGCACTAGCATTAGTATTGTGTTCAAGCACCTTGTTAGTTTTTGACAATGGAGTTTTAGCTTCAGAAATGTCACATGTTCACCATAAACCACTGATGACACGGTTTGCTGTGCTTGATCTAATACAtaccatactgtaggaaaaaGCCAAGGCTGCTGAAGAACACAAAAGATATGTAACAGAATACAGAGCTTTTCTAGAATCATGTGACTTCATCAAGGTTATTTCTTTGATTTCTCATATAGTCAATCTGTTTATACAGAAGCTGTACAaatgaatatttttttttcattattgCAGGCAACTACTCAGTGGAGAAAAGTTCAGGAACGTCTGGAAGATGATGAACGCTATTCCCGACTTGAGAAGATCGATCGCTTGGATATTTTTCAAGTAATTATTTTCCTGGCCTTCAGTCAACTTTTGCTGTTTTGTGGTTCATGTTCAATTATACATTTTGTATATTGCAGGAGTACATACGGCacctggagaaagaagaggaagagcaGAAGCGGATACAAAAGGTACTACATTATTATTCCTCGTCAAGAATCTAGACGTATTATTTTTTCCAACCTATAGATGAAAATTAAGCTAACGTTCATATACAGGATCAAGTGAGAAGACAAGAGAGGAAAAACCGTGATGGGTTCCGTAAAATGTTGGAAGAACATGTCGCTGATGGTACACTTAACGCAAGAACTCGGTGGCGTGATTACTGTTCACAGGTTCTTGAAATATTTATTTTCAGAGATAGAGTGTTAAAAAATGCTTTTCCTGATTCTTTACATTTTATCAATTCACAGATAAAAGATTCAGAGTCTTACTTGGCTGTAGCCTCAAACACATCTGGCTCCACACCGAAAGAGCTATTTGATGACGTGATCGAGGAACTTGACAAACAGGTTATTTTCAGAAATTCTGGATATATCCTTGTAACAGTTCATCCAATGTTTTAGGGAGTGTTATACTAttgcttttctttttttcttttaatttttttcatttgtatgaTCTTTTTTACAATCGAGCATAGACTTTGTTAgccgctgaattcttactcttggtagtagcagaattcttactctcatcgagagaggatgacactaggagttggggcaattttctggtttatttctttcacaaaatgccatgccaacctgagggtttggggatacatatttataggctgctagccagctaaGCAtatatgctaagatgctgtcttaGCCAGTcaaggctgctagccagccaagcatatgctaaGATGCTAGATGCTAGAtgctagatgctaagatgctggcctagccagtcaaggatgctgtccttgatgggcagcaagaccaccatgtagccacaaggaccatatgctacagccccacaaagaccagccaacacagagacttatcccatcattctccccctaagtcttgtgcatcgtcttgtgggaaagttgaaccatcccggtcctggagcaaagctcaaggaacttgaccctcccaagaggcttggtaagcaggtccgcaagctggtcctgggtgttgatgtagcttgccTTGATGCTTCCTttctccaaacagcctcggatgaagtggtacctcacccggatgtgcttactccgttcatggaaaacggggttctttgctagggccagagcggacttgctgtccatcctgagctccaccgctctagtgtctctgccgaggagatcaccaagcagtcgagcgagccagagcgcctgagtcgaagcggtggaggccgctatgtactcggcctcgcagctggacagggccaccgcctgctgcttgaccgactgccagctaacgaggcacttgccgaggaggaagaggatcccgctcgtgctcttgctggtgtcgatgtcgccggcgtggtcgctgtcgctgtacccgacgaagtgttccgccccagggcacctagggtagtagaggccgtggtcgagagtccccgcaacgtagcggatgatcctcttcacagcctgctgttGCTCCgttgtcggtcgctgcatgaaccgactaacatagccgacggagaataccaagtccggccgtgtgtgggcgaggtagcgaaggctccccacaagacgccggtactgcgtagcatccacctcctccgtcgtgctgtcgcggctcagcttcagcctctcctccatcggagtgagagctgggttgcattGCATTGTCCCTAATTATTATTATGTACTCATATTCACTTGGATAAGGAGTTGTTGCACGTGTATTACTTATTAACATCATTCTACCTGTGTTATTCCTGGGATACGCTAAGCTTTGGTAACTAGTAATGGTAAAACAAAAGTTCTCTTAGAATGAACACATACTATCTAATCTTTTCTACCTATCAAGGAAACCCTTAATAAGTACAGTTGGTATAGTAGTGGAAAGATATTTCAGAGCTGCCATCATATGTGTGACATCATCTTAGTGATGTAGTCAAATGGACTTGTATATTGAATTGTTGTGCATCTACCTTTAGGGTGCTCAGTCAGTGCTTTCAATGATTGCAAGGTTGATGTTAATTTAGCTGATATTTTCACAATCAGAATTAGTGAAGgccgggcctggtgcaagcggtagagtcttaccgcctgtgactggaaggtccctggctcgagtcgcggtctcttcacattgcacaggcgagggtaaggcttgccactaacacccttccccagaccccagacagagcgggagctctctgtacTGGGTATGCCCTTTCACAATCTGAATTAGTGTTCAAGGAGTAGTTGTGTTGTCTAGCTGTTGCTGTACCTGAGCTTAACCAGCGATAAATCATCTTGTTGAATTTGTGAGGATGTGAATGGAAAGAGTGGCAAAAAGGTTGTGAAGATATCATATTCCAAGTCTGTGATGGGGTCGATCCGTTGATGGCTGGGTGAGGTTGGCTGCTAAGGCTGAAATCACAAATGAGAGGGATAGATATAGAAGGGGAATTAGATTATTGGTTCTTACTTCAGATACATGCCATTCGCCCCAACACACAAAGCCGTCTGGCTCCTAACAACCGAATCAAACATGCTAATCTAATTAACTAGCTTAATCCTACCTGTAAGGTCTAATAACAACTTAAGTAATCTTATCTCTTTTTCGATATGTGATGCAAGGCTGGTCCATTGACATGCTGGCCCATGGCTCCTTAATCCATCACATCAGATATGGAGGACAAGAGAAAAAGGGAAAGGGTATTTGAAATAGACATGCCTTGATTGATAGATAGCGCCCCGTTATATTAGGAATCTAGCAGTAACCAATGCTTTTTTCAAGTAGGGAAATTGACTGGTGACCAGGGGTCCGAAATCACCTTCAATTAAAACATATGATGAATCCATGATGTTGCAAAATGCAAATGTTTAAAGTTCCATAAGAATCATGTACACATTAACTTGTTTAAAAGAAAAAGGGGTACTGTGAGCACATGATGAACATGGCAGATCTGTTTTACTGAGTCCATTTGAAAAGCTATCTTTATATTTGTGATGCTTATGGTTTCCTGGTATACTCTTGTTGTACAGTATCAAGAAGACAAGACCCAAATCAAAGAAGTGGTGAAATCTGGAAAGGTATGGTTTTTGTGTATAATCGTGATCTACATTTTGCTTCTTGCGGAAAATAGTACACATTAATTTACCATGTATTATGTGTACACGCCATAAAGTTGTCGTATTTATGATTTGCATCCCTCTTCCAGGTTCCTATGACAACTTCGTGGACATTAGAGGAATTCCAAACTGCTATTCTGGAGGATGATGCTCTTAAAGGAATATCAACCATCAACGTCAAGGTGTCATATTGACTGCAAGTTTCGATTGATATCTAAATGATGTTATCAATGTGTTGCATTTTTTCCAGATTGTTGTTTTACTTTGCTGGATTGGTTGCAGCTTATCTATGATGATCAGCTTGAAAGGCTCAGGGAAAAAGAGCAAAAAGAGGCTAAGAAGCGCCAGCGGTTGGGGGAAAATTTTTCAGATCTTCTGTATTCAATCAAGGTATTGCAGTAAGCATGTTACATTATTTCTTTGCCATTGCTTACATTTGCTTGGTCTTGCTATGCATGGTAACAAGGGTTTTCACGACAAAAAAGTAAAGTTGGACAGCATTCCTGGGGTCTTAGCATCCAATGACACTTCTCTTAAGGACCACCAGCTTGTAATTTCTAAGTGCAAGTTGCATGTAGCATTAATGTGCATTTGTGTAATTGGCAATAATTAGTATGGGTATTGTGGTTCATCACCCATGGTGCCTAGTACAGTAGTACTGCTAGTGTAAAGGTTGTGCAATGAAAAATTTTAATGTGGATGAGTGCCAAATGCAAAAGGAAGAGAATCCTTGCTCACCTTCCCCAAAAGGAAGGCAAGGCAAGAGAACCAAACTTGAATCCACCTCGGCACCTCCACCCTTACCTTGCTGGGCAGGTTTAGGCAATGGATTCAAATTCAAACATGCCATATGCCCTTTAGAGAAACCACAATGTGCTCCAAAAGCAGTGCATAGGGACTAAATTATTCCATACAGACTGCCTGAAACATTGTGGAAGAAACAATAGAGCAGTCCATTACAGAAGTCGTCAATAAACCTACAGACCGCCCATAAGCAATAA
Coding sequences within:
- the LOC136449996 gene encoding pre-mRNA-processing protein 40A-like isoform X2, giving the protein MASNMQAPGPPQPPRPPMMGSSAQPQNLGPPMPMQFRSVVPSQQPPQFMPPAAQQFRPVGQPMPGANIGMPGQMPHFPQTGQHLPHSNQVPPASQGVPMVYQPARPMSSAPMQPQQQTAYPGGHLPSMGAPMQPPTYTYQPTSIPPVVQPWGTGPGQNVPHVPPLVQSGHQPVSAPTTLPSVNLSEPSSSDWQEHTAAEGKKYYYNKKTRQSSWEKPVELMTPLERADASTEWKEFTTPEGRKYYFNKVTKQSKWTIPDELKVARELAEKASNQQPDRESGIAASALVGSAASEPSTIPANQPSSAVGIIAPSSHDGSSNSVPPGAAPSHNVDNTSSSIVGMQNGGPSTAVVPVATSTEVPLVATDAGASRNNNENSSLTTGADTEDGTSAEDLEEAKKTMPIAGKINVTPLEEKTSEEEPVVYATKMEAKNAFKSLLESVNVESDWTWDQTMRVIINDKRYGALKTLGERKQAFNEYLNQRKKFEAEEKRVKQRKARDDFLAMLEECKELTSLTRWSKAILMFEDDERFKAVERPREREDLFENYLVELHKKEKAKAAEEHKRYVTEYRAFLESCDFIKATTQWRKVQERLEDDERYSRLEKIDRLDIFQEYIRHLEKEEEEQKRIQKDQVRRQERKNRDGFRKMLEEHVADGTLNARTRWRDYCSQVLEIFIFRDRVLKNAFPDSLHFINSQIKDSESYLAVASNTSGSTPKELFDDVIEELDKQYQEDKTQIKEVVKSGKVPMTTSWTLEEFQTAILEDDALKGISTINVKLIYDDQLERLREKEQKEAKKRQRLGENFSDLLYSIKEISASSTWDDSKQLFEDSQEFRALDSEAYARELFEECVVHLKERLKEKERLREEEKAKREKEREEKEKKKEKEKERKDKERKEKERDHREKEREKEKGKDRSRRDEELDGADLDTHGTKDKKRDKDKEKKHKRRHHDTDDVSSERDDKDDAKKSRRHSSDRKKSRKHAHGSDSDSENRHKRHKKDRDSSRRNGGHELEDGELGEDGEVH
- the LOC136449996 gene encoding pre-mRNA-processing protein 40A-like isoform X1; this encodes MASNMQAPGPPQPPRPPMMGSSAQPQNLGPPMPMQFRSVVPSQQPPQFMPPAAQQFRPVGQPMPGANIGMPGQMPHFPQTGQHLPHSNQVPPASQGVPMVYQPARPMSSAPMQPQQQTAYPGGHLPSMGAPMQPPTYTYQPTSIPPVVQPWGTGPGQNVPHVPPLVQSGHQPVSAPTTLPSVNLSEPSSSDWQEHTAAEGKKYYYNKKTRQSSWEKPVELMTPLERADASTEWKEFTTPEGRKYYFNKVTKQSKWTIPDELKVARELAEKASNQQPDRESGIAASALVGSAASEPSTIPANQPSSAVGIIAPSSHDGSSNSVPPGAAPSHNVDNTSSSIVGMQNGGPSTAVVPVATSTEVPLVATDAGASRNNNENSSLTTGADTEDGTSAEDLEEAKKTMPIAGKINVTPLEEKTSEEEPVVYATKMEAKNAFKSLLESVNVESDWTWDQTMRVIINDKRYGALKTLGERKQAFNEYLNQRKKFEAEEKRVKQRKARDDFLAMLEECKELTSLTRWSKAILMFEDDERFKAVERPREREDLFENYLVELHKKEKAKAAEEHKRYVTEYRAFLESCDFIKATTQWRKVQERLEDDERYSRLEKIDRLDIFQEYIRHLEKEEEEQKRIQKDQVRRQERKNRDGFRKMLEEHVADGTLNARTRWRDYCSQIKDSESYLAVASNTSGSTPKELFDDVIEELDKQYQEDKTQIKEVVKSGKVPMTTSWTLEEFQTAILEDDALKGISTINVKLIYDDQLERLREKEQKEAKKRQRLGENFSDLLYSIKEISASSTWDDSKQLFEDSQEFRALDSEAYARELFEECVVHLKERLKEKERLREEEKAKREKEREEKEKKKEKEKERKDKERKEKERDHREKEREKEKGKDRSRRDEELDGADLDTHGTKDKKRDKDKEKKHKRRHHDTDDVSSERDDKDDAKKSRRHSSDRKKSRKHAHGSDSDSENRHKRHKKDRDSSRRNGGHELEDGELGEDGEVH